The Primulina eburnea isolate SZY01 chromosome 12, ASM2296580v1, whole genome shotgun sequence genome includes the window AGAAAGAAACAaggaaaattttcaaaaatcttTAAGCGAGGAAACACGAAAAATACTTTACCCAAAACCCTAAATTACATGATTTTGTGTTTTTCACCTAAGACATGGGTTAGAGTGTTCCAAAGCGTAAAGACGATGATAAAATCGCGATCAAAAGAGATATAAATCAAAGATTTGATTGCAGAAagggtttttttttataattaatttaaaaataaaaaatatttcaaaaatattttaaaataatttttttttacaaaattaccTTAATCCGTCCTCTACATCACAACCTCTTCAATCCACCGCACCCCcatttatttgaaaaataattagatataattttttaattttgtaatcatttaaattcaatgaaaaatctatattttttgtatttgggacattattttttaagtatatatatttctttattatttaattttatattaatttttcatgatactcaaacaattaCTTTTCAAAATCTAAACACATTCGTACGTTTTAAATGAAATGCCGATTATTTTTTCACTTATAaaacaaaattcaaatttcGTTCATGCAActaaatcttttcagattaatATTCTTAGGATTTTAAATGATTCAAtccaaatatattaattaacatcatattttatgattttttctcAGATATCTGTTAGTGAAATTAATTACGAGTTTTATATagtaatttaatatatttggattaaattatttaaaatcctAAGAATATTCGTGATAATGTGGAATGAAgagaaaatattaatattacaaTTAATATGTGTGCTTATCTAATATGAAAAGATTTAGTTACATGaacaaaatttgaattttgtttTACAAGTGAAAAAATAATCGACATTCATATCATTAAAACGTAAAACCCTATTAGATTTTAAACATTAATTGTTTTGAGCATCTTcgaaaaggcaaaaacttgtgtgagacggtctcacgggttatatttgtgagacggatcttttatttgagtcacccatgaaaaagtattactttttatactaaaagtattattttttattgtgaatatgggtagggttgacccatctcacagattatgatccgtgagacggtctcacatgagactcactccttggaaaattaatataaaattaaataagaaaaaaaaatattcttaaaaaataatggcccaaatacaaaaaaatatagatttttcattaaatttaaatgaacacaaaattaaaaaattatatttaattatttttcgaACAAAAGGAGTGAGGTGGATAGAAGAGGTAGAGCATTCGTGCTTACAAAGCACGGAAGCTCGTCTTGACGTGGAGATCTGTGCTTTGTAAGCACGGATGCTCCACAACGAACATTTGTGTTTATAAAGCACATGTTAAGAtaattttgcaaaaaaaaatattatttgtgaattttttttatttttaaattaattatgaaaAAAAACGATTGCAGAAAGATATAGATATCAATTAAAACAGCGTTaagcaaaaataaaatatttaagaaaatgaaaataattattaCCTCTTCCCAAAACTCGGAAAAAATTTAATTCCAAAACTCCAGTTCCTCAAATTGGTTTAGAGAAGCTTCTATATAACTATCCTTCTGCAGccgaaaacaataaaaataacgAAGAAATTCTGCTCTGTTTGAACAAAGTTTAATGTTGTCCCTTCTTCATCCACTTTTAACaaaattttacttttttacTTTActgattttcttaaaaaaaatatattcctTTTCTGGTTATgacatttattttttataatttaattgtgcttattatttttttcttcgaaaagtTTCCCCGTGGGTCTGTTTTAGTTCACGATTTGGTATTGGACATGTACTGCGCGGGTGAGCCCTTGAATCCAACCCATTATGGCAAGTCATGGGTCGGGTTTGATCCGATGTGTTACTTTCATtactaatttttataatataaattagcctttattacatttaattaaattgtaaACAATTTTTGCCATAGCAAATTggtattaaatttatatattttttaaaaaaattgttactCATAACGTATTCCTAGGCAGCGTCTCGCTTCATTAGGTCGAGTAACTTTTGATTAGACTCTTTTTAACTAATAACtatatatgattttaataattaCCACAATCATATTAATTACCCACAAAATATTATCATTTCTCGATATCTCGAAAATGGCCCCATCATATAATCAGATCGAGCTTGAATCCATATCTACAACTCGGACTCGGACTCATTTTTAATTGAATGCAGACAACCCATGAAAGCGAGTTAAAACATTAGGGGGAGCATGGGAGTGATGTTGCTCGGATGAGCTCTTTGGTGTCAACCCATCCTAAGAAAATGTCCACAAAACATCATCAAATCTTAAATCTCGACATAATTTATATTTGTACGGATCACATAATATCAGACATAGTATCATGTTCTAACCTCATTTTCAATCTAAATCCAATTATATCAAGATAACATATGTTAACGTGTATATCATGGATCGGTATATATAAAATGATATgtgttaacaaaatattattttatacatTGATTTATCGATCATAAATTTCTTGTATCTCATGTCAATTCAAGTAAGAcacataaatatatagtttcaCTCAAATCAATCAATCACATATCAAATTACTGATAGTGACATAATTTAGTAGAACATTTTCATTCAATGAACATTCATTTAACACTACTACTTAAGAGAGATACGTACCTTTAATTTCTTTAGTGATTTGTCATACGCAACTCCAATCATTTCTTTTGCTTAATCATTTACTGATAGTGACATAATTTAGGGATAATTTAACATAATCTGCCCTTTTAAGGCTTGCACACTATAGTTTCACAGTTCAAGTATTTCCTACATTCGATTCTTACTCAAATTCGACCAAGAGTCGAAAAATTTACAAGTAAAACTTATCAAAATTTAGCTTGTATttacattattttaatcaaacatAGATTTTCTTGATTAAACCTGAAAGAAATCATATAGGCTCAATCAAATAACGATTAGCGACGCTGCAAATTATTCCACCCCGCTGTTTTAAAACACTTGAGTCGCATTTGAAATCTTGAAAATAATTTATCCAGAGGACATCTTTTCCATCCTAAGCTCGTTTAACACAACCAATAAATAAAGTAAATCAAGGTACTAACGAGAATTGAAAGCAACAGCTCAATCTTAATATTTCCGCAGTTACTTCGAAATGGTGGGAAGCTTAGCTTAAGTGAAAAATCAGTACTTATATGGCAGCAAATCATGATATCATCAACCCAAACAGACAAAAGAACTTGCTTCATGAAGAATAAAACACACTCTAATTAATTCTCATCATTCATTTAGCATCAGCACAAATGAAAATTCTAACCACACGTTTCTACCATCTAAGAGGAGGACACATCTACAACTTATAATTACATAATTATCATTAATCAAGTCATGGGGTTTCACATGTAGTATCTGATCTTCCATATTTTGGCTTGGGTAAAGTCGTGCGCGATGATCGGGGAGTGGTTCTTTTTGCGAAAGCTAGCCGATTTCAGGTCTTCCCACCTTGCTGCAGTATAAGTTGTTCACACTGGCGTAATAATTGCATTACGATTCCAGTAGTCTGCTTGGATTTTGGAGACTGATGCATCAATAATTTAGTCAATAGATAACTTTACATATCCTAAGGGACAGAATTACCATTAAATTTGAAATTAGTTGCACTTGCCATCTACATCttacaatatatatatgaaatgcGTTTATAGTCAAAGATTTAGAAAATTGGGAGCAGATTGTGGAGGATTGGTGAGCATGTGAACAACTTCCCTCATAGTAGGCCTGGCAGAGCTCTCATCCTCCACACACATCATTGCAATCTTGAACAAGTTAACGGCCCCAGTCACCTGATACCCGGTAAGCCTGCAGTCGACCACGGCCAGCAGTGTCGCGGTATCTGATGGCTGTGCTAGCTCTGACGCTTTTTTCCTAACCCACCGGACAATGTCAACACCGTCTCCGAATTCCCCCACTGGCTTCTTGCCGGTGATTAGTTCTAACATCACAACCCCAAAGCTGTAGACATCGCTCTTCTGGTCGACTTTCAAAGTGTATGCATATTCTGTAACACATCAAAATGCAAAGTTCATACAAAATTATAATACAACAAGCTTTGAGGAAAGCTTTTTGAAATGGCGTTCACGCGATTCTCTAAGCTTCATATTTAGGAATATTCACCATCTAGCATTTCCATTTAATAGCGTATGATTCATAAATAAATACTACTTAAGCCGCGTTATATCAAAATTCGTGACGTGACTTAACCACTTTTGACTGATGAAAATTTTCCATGATTATACTAGATTGTCATAAACCGTAGATTAACACAAAAACAGCCCAATGCATGATATAGTAATGGAACCAAGTTCAGCACAAATAACTCTCACCTGGGGCAATGTAGCCATAGGAACCAGCAATCGAAGACATGCACTCGGAAGCACCAGCATCGTGCAAGAATTTGGCAAGACCAAAATCAGCAACATGAGCCTCATAATCAGAATCAAGCAAGATGTTGTTCGACTTAATATCCCTATGTATAATTGAAGGCGAGCAATCATGATGCAGGTAACATAGTCCTTTTGCAGCCTCAGCTGCGATCCGATACCTTGATTGCCACTGCAAATGAGCGCCTTTTGTGCCATGTAACATCTCCCCTAAGCTTCCATGTGACATATATTCATACAGCAAAATATTGGTATCCTTCTTTGACAAGTATCCTAGGAGTCTTACAATGTTCCGGTGTTTGATGCTaccaagtgtctgaatttctGCCATAAAGCCATGATCATTGTGGCTGTTACCACGCCCACGTCCAACTAATCGTTTTATTGCAACGTCTATTCCATTAGGCATGGACCCTCGGTAGACAATCCCAGCTCCACCTTTTCCTATTATGTTCTCTTCTTTCAAGCATTCAAGCACATCCTCTGCTTTAAAGTCTAGCTTCTGGAATGCCGTTAGTTTCCAGATTCTTGATCTCTCCAGCCTTCTCTTTCGGACTATAATCCAACTTACAGGAAGCAGTAACAGAACAGTAATCAAGACGATGATTACGATGACCATGTTTGATGCACCAGTTGTTTGGGCCTCTTGAGATGGACTCGAGGCTGATGGACAATAGGAGCTGTGGGGAAAACAAAGCTTGGGATTTCCGACGAAAAATCGGTCATCCAGGTCGCGTAGAAGCCCCGTTGTGGGCTTTTTGCCGGATAAATCATTGTAAGAAAGGTCTAATACCGTCAAGCTTTTCATCATCCCAATCTCACTAGGGATCGATCCCTCTAGTCGGTTTCTTGACAAGTTGAGAACATTCAGATTCTGCAGGCCTGGAATGCTTCTTGGAATTGCACCATTTAGATTATTTTGGCTTAGATCAATAAATGTCAGGTGGGAACTATCAGCAACTGAAGCTGGAATTTCCCCAGTCAAGCTGTTGCCACTGAAATTTAGCATCGTAATTTTCTTGAGTTTGAAAATTTCATTTGGAATCTCACCGGATAACTTGTTCACATCAAGTGATAATATCTCTAGATTTATCAAGTTCCCGAACGATGGAGGAATCTTCCCTGAAATCCAATTATTGGACAACGAAAGACTTCCTAGGGCGGTGGCAGATATATCTTCTGGCAGCTCGCCGGTGAAGAAATTATCGTTCAGTTCGAGCATGTCCAGCAGGGGCAACCGGAAAAACCCTGCCGGAATACTTCCATTCAGGTAATTCTTCTTGATTCTGATACGACTCAGGGACTTGCACTCGCCAATTTCATCCGGAATCGGACCGTAGAAAGAGTTATCCATcaaaatcaaagttttcaaCTTTCCACCTTTACACAAGTCCTTGGGTATAGTTCCCGTTAGATGATTCTTGGTCACATCCAGCAGAAACAACCTTCCATTCCTTCCTAGATTTTCCGGTAAACCCAGCGTGAAATTGTTGTTCCATATCTGTAAAACTTCAAGATTCGGAAGATCGCCGATGAAACCCGGAAGAGGCCCCTGGAATTTGTTCTGAAACAAATTGAGCAGCGTCAAATTCTTCAGTTCTGCAAAACTCAATGGAATTTCCCCGCTGAGATCGTTAATGGAGATGTCTAATGACATCAAGCTTATCATACCGGAAAGTTCCGATGGAATCTGCCCCGTCAGATTATTCACCTAACCGAAACGACGGACGTTTAATTATTATACATAAATATAATACATAATatatggtgtgtgtgtgtgtgtatgcgTGTGCATTAATTACATGTAGATTGTTGCCACAAAATGGGAGATTAGAGCATCGTGAAGTCTATATAATTACCTGAAGAAATAAAGTGTGCAAATGCTTTAGATTGCCAAGACTTGACGGAATCTCGCCGGTGAGATTGCACATTCCGAGATCAAGCAGCTGAAGCGTAGAAATAGAGCCAAATTCCGGCGGAATACCACCTTCATAGCTGTTAAAATACCCAAGATAGAGCTCTCGAAGATTTGGAATCATAGCCAAGCTAGCAGGAATTTTTCCCGTCAAGCTATTTCCCTGTAATGCCAAGTGAGTTAAGCTTTCAAACTCAGAGTAAATTTCCGGTATCCCACCCGAAAAATAATTTCCGGCCAGTTTAAGAAACTTCAGCTTCTTCAACTTCACAAACTCCACCGGGAGCTCTCCTGTAATTTCATTGTTGTATATATCAAACACTTCAAGCTCAGAAAGTCTCAGCACCATTTCTCCACGAAACTTGCCGTTGAAAAAGTTCCAACTCAAATTCAAGCACTTCAACGAAGTCAAGTTGGAAATCTCCACAGGCAGAGATCCGGTGAGATTATTTCCAGCCAGTGTGAGATTGACAAGCCCGCTCAGCAGACCAATCTCCGGAGGAAGCGTACCGAATAATTGTAGGTTGGTGATGTTAATAGCCGCCACACGTTCGTCAGCATCGCAAGTTACGCCGAGAAACGAACAATGAGCCGACGGAGACGGGAACGGCGGGGCGACCCATTCCTCGAGAGCCGAACCCGAAGGCCCCACCAATGAAGACTTGAGCTTTAACAAAATGTCAAGATCCGAGTATGCATGGACAAGTATCACTACTTGGAAAATGACTAAGTAAAGAAGAAGAGGAGAAGATTTTTTCATGGGTAGAATCAATGGAAGTCCTGAGTAGCTTCGGAATAGAAAAATTAGTACGAGTGAGATAAGTAATTATAGGATGCTGAAAGAAGTAGGAAGGAATCGAAGGGGCCAAAACGCTTAAATTATTAACAAAAGAATATGGCTTTCTGTTTCATCTTTATCCCTGTAAGTCTTTGCTTCCTGCAACATGGATCAACACACGTACAATGTTGTCGTTTATTAGGAAAAAAACTGGTTTTGTTTCATTAAGTTTAAGAAATAAACTAATCATTCCACTATAGAAGACGAACAATCTTGATAAAGGAAGAAGCGTGGACCTTGCAGTATTTTAGGAATAAAATAGTAGAAAGATACTCTAAAGGTGGCTTTTTACAATATGCTCCTTTTTTAACCTTAAACTTTGATATAATATCATGATTATATCAATTTTATTGTGAAACAACtgtataaatttaatttttttaaaaaacattcgTATAATTCTTTGTTCATGCTCTACATATGTCTGTCTGTATCAACTTTTTAATGGATGCAAAAAAATTGTTCAAAGTggtataattttaataattgagATAAATTTAAAGCCGCAGAAATTGTGCACAAAAAGGAAGCATTACATATTATTCTTCAACCTCTACATTCTTCCACTTCGAGAAGAGAACAGATTCGCCCCCGACTTAAAGAGTCAGTGGAGTAAATTTTACGATAAAAATTAGAATCTAAGACAGTGATATGGCGCATAAAGAGGGCCTtcgtcttcttttttttttaaaaaaaaaaaacattacaaCGAATCCCAAATGGTGATGAGAAGGAATCACGTATGTGTCTATATTCTCGAAATAAAATTATGCAATGACATTGCATTTGCGATACAATTGTCAACCTAGGATCATAAATAAAAACtagaaatacaaaaaaaaaaaaaaaacttgatttGTATAGAGCCATTCATTATTTGCTTGATCCGAGGTCGGAACTTCAACTTGATCTGAAAAGGCATAGGAAAAACTCGACGTGTTATTCGGTCAGAACAACAGAAAAACTATAGTTCGAAATTTTCAATATATTTATGaataattaatgaaaaatatactTAATTACGAATTCAAACGGAGAAGAGACTGGATGTCCCATTAGATCGGACTCGACAAAATTTAGGTATCATCAAATccgaatacaaaaaaaaaatgaattaaaaccAATAGTCACTagggaagttggtgaaaaatcaccaatcaaaatatttatttgagttcATTTCCTACCTAAAAAATTGTGGTCACTACCCATTGGTTCATTGGATCCTGTGATCTGCGAAAGGTTGGTGATTACCTAAAATCCAAGATAGATTGCCTGATCAATCACATGTTGTAACATAGCACGAACAGTGGTCAAATACAACTAGACAATTGGATACTGTGTTACTTAGGTTTGGTAAAAGATGTGCGGTGATATAAAACTTCTGTTTATAacgaaaaaacaaaaaatcagAATTCGGTGTGTGATTTCCCGTTTGATATATTTTCtcagattttgtactttttttcAAGCCAATAATTATGAGTGATAGGTGAAAAGCTGGAAAAATAGACTTTGCGGTTACTTTTGAGGAAATTACAAAAAGATATCGGGCATTTGGATTTTTTGTCAGTCAGATTAAATAAATCGAAACGGAGAGCTTAGAGTAGTCCGTTTCCCGACGTAAATCTACTTTCTGCTATATTAAAAGTATggcatttttatattattacacaaaacttcatatttttcattaattaatattttactcGTGCATGGCATGGttgttatttatataattaattattaaaattaataaatatttgtgtttgaataattatttaaaattattgatataataaaTGAGGATGTTAATCTTCTATTATTAAATTGAATTATTTATATCGGTTAACTAAAAATACTACTGATAAGAAAGAATAGAAAAATATTCAAGAgatcatatattattttgtttatcaaaatttcaaacaataattatatattttttaaatagtaAATACTTTTTCATCGTTTATTAGATgaataaattttgattaaaaacgTATTTTACTTAATATAACATAGAGCAGTgggaattaaatatataaaaataacataaaaactcaaaaccgtaactaaattaaataaaataatataatcaatataaaataaatataatttatattttaaaaagacaccaaattcaaattgttatttaaaaaaatgaaaaaacttCATATTTcattatgtatttattttttatttattttcaaatatttaacatGTAACCTGAATTACATTagtattaataaatatattattttataatatatttttcgttaaattttttaaatataacaaaaattatatacatatatatattatttttttaaaaaaaaatcccgCTCTACACGATAATTACAACCTAGAGTAAGTAGAGTCTGTGAGTGACGGCGTGACTCGACGGGTTTAAAAGACAGGCTACTATCTAT containing:
- the LOC140806981 gene encoding receptor protein kinase CLAVATA1, coding for MKKSSPLLLYLVIFQVVILVHAYSDLDILLKLKSSLVGPSGSALEEWVAPPFPSPSAHCSFLGVTCDADERVAAINITNLQLFGTLPPEIGLLSGLVNLTLAGNNLTGSLPVEISNLTSLKCLNLSWNFFNGKFRGEMVLRLSELEVFDIYNNEITGELPVEFVKLKKLKFLKLAGNYFSGGIPEIYSEFESLTHLALQGNSLTGKIPASLAMIPNLRELYLGYFNSYEGGIPPEFGSISTLQLLDLGMCNLTGEIPSSLGNLKHLHTLFLQVNNLTGQIPSELSGMISLMSLDISINDLSGEIPLSFAELKNLTLLNLFQNKFQGPLPGFIGDLPNLEVLQIWNNNFTLGLPENLGRNGRLFLLDVTKNHLTGTIPKDLCKGGKLKTLILMDNSFYGPIPDEIGECKSLSRIRIKKNYLNGSIPAGFFRLPLLDMLELNDNFFTGELPEDISATALGSLSLSNNWISGKIPPSFGNLINLEILSLDVNKLSGEIPNEIFKLKKITMLNFSGNSLTGEIPASVADSSHLTFIDLSQNNLNGAIPRSIPGLQNLNVLNLSRNRLEGSIPSEIGMMKSLTVLDLSYNDLSGKKPTTGLLRDLDDRFFVGNPKLCFPHSSYCPSASSPSQEAQTTGASNMVIVIIVLITVLLLLPVSWIIVRKRRLERSRIWKLTAFQKLDFKAEDVLECLKEENIIGKGGAGIVYRGSMPNGIDVAIKRLVGRGRGNSHNDHGFMAEIQTLGSIKHRNIVRLLGYLSKKDTNILLYEYMSHGSLGEMLHGTKGAHLQWQSRYRIAAEAAKGLCYLHHDCSPSIIHRDIKSNNILLDSDYEAHVADFGLAKFLHDAGASECMSSIAGSYGYIAPEYAYTLKVDQKSDVYSFGVVMLELITGKKPVGEFGDGVDIVRWVRKKASELAQPSDTATLLAVVDCRLTGYQVTGAVNLFKIAMMCVEDESSARPTMREVVHMLTNPPQSAPNFLNL